CCATGCCAACGTGCCGGAACCTGTGTGTGTTTACCAATTAAGATCGAGTAACGTAAATTTGTTTGCGCTTTGTCGCGCAGCGAGATCATCCCGTCGATCAGATTTTGAATGTAAGTGCCAATTCCGCCATCGCCAAGCTTCCTTGCATCTATCAGAATTCTCGGCTCAGACATCGCGCTTAAACCTCAACAACTACTTAAACTAGATCCACAAAGAGCCTGACGCAATTCCCAGCTTAAGCGAGATTAACGACTTTCCGCGAGTGCATTTCCTCAGGCGCTGTTCCGCCGCGCCCTGGGCGAATAATTTGACGCACAGCATAAATACTTTTGCCTTGAGATTCATGATAGGTGCGAATCAAAACTTCGGCCAGTAATCCGAAGCACAAAAACTGCATGCCGATTAAGACCAGCATCACGCCAAGCATTAAGATTGGTCGGTTCGCAAGTGGCACATGCATAAACAAGCGTTGCACAGTGAGCCAGGTCAGGATTAGCCCACCAGCTAGGCTGCTTAGCATTCCTAAAGCACCAAACATGTGCAGTGGGCGTTTAGCAAAAGAAAGGAAGAACTTAACTGTTAAGAGGTCTAAAATCACGCGAAAGGTGCGTGAAATTCCATACTTCGATGTGCCGGCAACGCGTGCACGGTGATTGACGGGCACTTCCGCGATTTTTACTCCATATTCAGCAGCGACGGCTGGAATAAAGCGATGCATTTCGCCGTAGAGCTGAATGTTTTTTGCAACATCAGCTGTCATCGCCTTGAGAGTGCAACCGTAGTCATGAAGTTGAACTTTAGTAATACGCGAAATCAGCTTGTTGGCGATGCGTGAAGGTAATTTACGGCTAAGGAATTTGTCTTGGCGATTTTTTCTCCAGCCGGCAACGAGGTCGTAGCCTTCATCAAGTTTTTTAATCATTGCTGGGATTTCGGATGGATCGTTTTGCAAGTCGCCATCGAGAGTAATCACTACATCTCCTTCGGCGTGGTCGAAGCCAGCTTGCATGGCTGCTGTTTGACCAAAGTTGCGGCGGAAGCAAACAAGTTTTAAGCGTGGGTCAGTGCCTGCGACTTCAAGGAGTTTCTCGATGGTGCGATCTTTTGAACCGTCATCAACTAAAACAAATTGGCAGTTGAGGTTATTTTTCTCTGCGACTTCGCGTAGTTCGAAGTATAAATTTTGAACGTTTTCTTCTTCGTTGTAGACAGGGATCACTAAAGAAATCAGCTTTTGCATATGAACTTCCATTAAAATCTTAATTTTAGAGACGGGCTTTTCTAACTGATTTACTCGAAATTGTCTATCTGGAGACTGCGGAATACGACTTAACATATTGAATCTATTGAAAATAAATAAATTAAATCGCTGACGATTATCAGCAAGAAAACTGCGCAAAGAACACATCAAAGCGCGCAGTTCTATCACAGCATCTGGCAGTCACTGAGAAATAGCTATTTTTTAGTAAATCAGCTACTCAAACAGTTTCTACTTTAAGCACTTTTTCTGCTTGCTCTTTTCACATTTTCATTTGGGTAGAGGAGGATGAACCGTTTAACAGGTTTTAATATCTCACCTAATTGAAGCTCAGGAGCAGAATTATGAAACTCAATCTAATTCCCGAATCAATGAAGTGGTCAGCGCCTCGGAAGGCTTATCAGTCATTAATAAAATGGTGGGGTCCACGTCTCCTTGACGCAACCTACAATTTCTTCCTCTTTTTCTTCATTGGCCTGTGCCTAATGTTTGCCAGTAAATGCCTGATGACATGGCTGACTTGGTCGCTGAACATGGCCTTTGGGTTAACTTTTTCGCTGCAAGGTTTATGGGTCCAGATCGTCTCTTCGATCATACTCGGAGCCTCAATCATCGTACTGACGGCTACGGTTTATGACCATGAGTTCTTCTCTGGACCTTTGGCGCTACTCGGAGGGGCATTTGCCGGATGGCTAGTCTATTCGCGCTTCTCTAAACCGCAAATCGAAAAGCTGATCGCAGAGAATCGGCTTGTCGATTCAATGCTTACG
The sequence above is drawn from the bacterium genome and encodes:
- a CDS encoding glycosyltransferase family 2 protein yields the protein MEVHMQKLISLVIPVYNEEENVQNLYFELREVAEKNNLNCQFVLVDDGSKDRTIEKLLEVAGTDPRLKLVCFRRNFGQTAAMQAGFDHAEGDVVITLDGDLQNDPSEIPAMIKKLDEGYDLVAGWRKNRQDKFLSRKLPSRIANKLISRITKVQLHDYGCTLKAMTADVAKNIQLYGEMHRFIPAVAAEYGVKIAEVPVNHRARVAGTSKYGISRTFRVILDLLTVKFFLSFAKRPLHMFGALGMLSSLAGGLILTWLTVQRLFMHVPLANRPILMLGVMLVLIGMQFLCFGLLAEVLIRTYHESQGKSIYAVRQIIRPGRGGTAPEEMHSRKVVNLA